In Gadus macrocephalus chromosome 4, ASM3116895v1, the following proteins share a genomic window:
- the cdc37l1 gene encoding hsp90 co-chaperone Cdc37-like 1 has translation MEWTGHAGGRITPDRQHGTTEAASTLWSSDVPSPLRQPASPASSPFSDSALTSLCQSQQRCVKASIASGWSLAEAQHQLCSLGLHGSESLEQEQARTTACPSELTHTEEEWRRKESVLGGGAPRGTSHSPVLGAVASWDVFDKSIINTPQTSSDCEQDRSKNFTQKYENELRHFGMLRRWDDSQRFLSEQPLLICEETANYLILWCFRLQQEGKEALMEQVAHQAVVMQFILEMASNSKQDPRGCFRHFFQKARAGQEGYLNVFQTELEAFKGRVKEYSVKPLGVDTPKDGGLQGVAPCGRLDPREVLESLPPELKTGFQLQDMQILQNVLSTMNPQVAEYHVKRCLEAGLWSSAGRWDGKEDSGEADDGRMMEMS, from the exons ATGGAGTGGACAGGTCACGCAGGGGGGAGAATAACCCCAGATCGGCAGCATGGCACCACCGAAGCTGCTTCTACTCTATGGAGCTCCGATGTCCCGTCTCCTCTCCGACAG CCCGCATCACCGGCTTCCAGCCCTTTCAGTGACAGCGCCCTGACCTCCCTGTGCCAGAGTCAACAGCGATGCGTGAAGGCGTCCATCGCGTCCGGCTGGAGCCTGGCCGAGGCCCAGCACCAGCTCTGCTCCCTGGGGCTGCACGGCTCCGAGTccctggagcaggagcaggcgCGCACCACGGCCTGCCCCTCGGAGCTCACCCACACCGAGGAGGAGTGGCGACGGAAGGAGAGCGTGCTGGGAGGCGGAGCTCCCCGCGGCACCAGCCACAGCCCTGTGCTCGGAGCCGTCGCTAGCTGGGATGTGTTTGATAAG AGCATAATTAACACCCCACAGACGTCCTCAGATTGTGAACAGGACAGAAGTAAAAACTTCACCCAGAAGTACGAAAATGAACTCCGACATTTTG GCATGCTGCGGCGCTGGGATGACAGCCAGAGGTTCCTCTCCGAGCAGCCTTTGCTAATCTGTGAGGAGACGGCCAACTACCTGATCCTCTGGTGCTTCCGGCTGCAGCAGGAAGGG AAAGAAGCGCTGATGGAGCAGGTGGCCCACCAGGCGGTTGTCATGCAGTTCATCCTAGAAATGGCCTCCAATTCCAAACAGGACCCGAGAGGCTGCTTCAGACACTTCTTCCAGAAAGCCAGG GCGGGACAGGAGGGCTACCTCAATGTCTTCCAGACAGAGCTTGAGGCCTTCAAGGGCCGGGTGAAGGAGTACTCGGTCAAACCTTTGGGAGTGGACACGCCCAAAGACGGCGGGCTCCAGGGTGTGGCCCCGTGCGGCCGGCTGGACCCCAGAGAGGTCCTGGAGTCTCTGCCTCCG GAGCTGAAGACGGGCTTCCAGTTGCAAGATATGCAGATTTTACAGAATGTTCTCAGCACTATGAATCCACAG GTGGCGGAGTACCACGTGAAGCGCTGCTTGGAGGCGGGCCTGTGGAGCAGCGCGGGCCGGTGGGACGGGAAGGAGGACTCGGGAGAGGCGGACGACGGCCGCATGATGGAGATGTCCTAG
- the ak3 gene encoding GTP:AMP phosphotransferase AK3, mitochondrial, which produces MVLQRIFRAVVMGPPGSGKGTVSSRITKTFGLKHLSSGDLLRANIESKTELGLLMKSCIDHGQLVPDDVISRLILSDLRKMGNSSWLLDGFPRTVSQAEALDGVYSVDTVINLDVPFQTIKERLTSRWTHLPSGRVYNTDFNPPKVAGVDDVTGEPLVQRDDDTPETVTRRLKAYQTQTEPVLEYFRSKGILEVFSGTETDKIWPHVQTFLTRKLS; this is translated from the exons ATGGTTCTTCAGCGCATATTCCGTGCTGTCGTGATGGGACCTCCGGGTTCAGGGAAAGGAACGGTGTCTTCGCGTATCACCAAAACTTTCGGACTGAAGCATCTCTCGAGCGGAGATCTGCTCAGAGCAAACATCGAATCCAAGACTG AGCTGGGTCTGCTGATGAAGTCGTGCATCGACCACGGCCAGTTGGTACCTGATGATGTCATCTCCCGCCTCATCCTGAGCGACCTGCGGAAAATGGGGAACAGCAGCTGGCTCTTagatg gttTTCCCCGGACCGTGTCCCAGGCGGAGGCCCTGGACGGGGTCTACAGTGTGGACACGGTCATCAACCTGGACGTTCCCTTCCAGACAATCAAGGAGAGGCTCACCTCCCGCTGGACCCACCTGCCCAGCGGAAGGGTCTACAACACAGACTTCAACCCGCCCAAAGTGGCT GGTGTGGATGATGTGACCGGGGAACCACTGGTCCAGAGGGACGACGACACCCCGGAGACCGTCACCAGGAGACTCAAGGCCTACCAGACCCAGACCGAGCCAGTCCTAGAGTACTTCAG GAGTAAAGGGATACTGGAGGTCTTCTCCGGCACAGAAACCGACAAGATCTGGCCCCATGTGCAGACCTTCCTGACGAGAAAACTCTCCTAA